A window from Akkermansia muciniphila encodes these proteins:
- a CDS encoding LptF/LptG family permease, with translation MAIQARHFRQWSAFLLLLALGGTAAWFLMPREWSQMQWEIPGTPSEYPLAQLLRPWLILAGCFLPALGMFLYNRAGIMDRYVARTWFTAFIMCTAILTLIYIIGDFADNVGDLMNLDSPLAGTFRFYLSQLPMILNLILPYTLLLGTLWALTKLSSSSEITGMLQSGRSLLRINAPVITGAVFAAIYFGIFGFHWAPNSTLYRKLMFSSLSQNKNNDSSRSSIYKNDAESRIWYVGNPPGIDSPGEPFRQVRVEQFSAPGKMEYELFADEASWDPASRTWTFRHAIKRNYSQEEPRQLNDVPVFDGLEYRTLKEQYPETPWQLISPNVRVDTQGTPALQEILKAGTMNAKYLRSLQTEWHVRIARMFSCIILTFIAIPSAITFQRRSTMSGIGIALFLAAAMLFLYEFFPTLASAGYLPTWLGAWMPNIIYTIIAIRLFQTKLAHRSFMEMLKGLKKTPVHDHQ, from the coding sequence ATGGCAATCCAGGCCCGACATTTCCGCCAATGGTCCGCGTTCCTCCTCCTGCTTGCGCTGGGAGGAACGGCGGCCTGGTTCCTGATGCCCCGGGAGTGGTCCCAGATGCAGTGGGAAATTCCCGGCACGCCGTCCGAATATCCGCTGGCCCAGCTCCTGCGCCCCTGGCTCATCCTGGCGGGGTGCTTCCTTCCCGCGCTGGGCATGTTCCTGTACAATCGGGCGGGCATCATGGACAGGTATGTGGCGCGCACCTGGTTCACGGCCTTCATCATGTGCACGGCCATCCTGACGCTGATTTACATCATCGGGGATTTTGCGGACAACGTGGGGGACCTGATGAACCTGGATTCCCCCCTCGCGGGCACCTTCCGCTTTTACCTGAGCCAGCTGCCCATGATCCTGAACCTGATCCTTCCCTATACCCTTCTCCTGGGAACGCTCTGGGCGCTCACCAAGCTCTCCTCCTCCTCGGAAATCACGGGCATGCTGCAATCCGGAAGGTCCCTGCTCCGGATCAACGCCCCGGTCATCACCGGCGCCGTATTCGCGGCCATCTACTTCGGCATCTTCGGGTTCCACTGGGCGCCCAATTCCACGCTGTACAGGAAACTCATGTTCTCCTCGCTGAGCCAGAATAAAAATAACGACTCCTCCCGCAGCTCCATTTACAAGAATGATGCTGAGTCCCGCATCTGGTACGTGGGCAATCCTCCCGGCATCGATTCCCCCGGAGAACCGTTCAGGCAGGTGCGCGTGGAGCAGTTCAGCGCGCCCGGCAAGATGGAATACGAGCTGTTTGCAGATGAGGCCTCCTGGGACCCGGCTTCCAGGACATGGACGTTCCGCCATGCCATCAAGAGAAATTATTCCCAGGAAGAGCCCCGGCAACTGAACGACGTGCCCGTTTTTGACGGCCTGGAGTACCGGACGCTGAAAGAGCAATATCCTGAAACCCCATGGCAGCTGATTTCCCCCAACGTCCGCGTGGACACCCAGGGAACTCCGGCTCTCCAGGAAATCCTCAAGGCCGGCACCATGAACGCCAAATACCTCAGAAGCCTGCAGACGGAATGGCACGTCAGGATAGCACGCATGTTCTCCTGCATCATCCTGACGTTCATCGCCATCCCCTCCGCCATCACGTTCCAGAGGCGGTCCACTATGTCCGGCATCGGCATCGCCCTGTTCCTGGCGGCGGCCATGCTGTTCCTGTATGAGTTCTTCCCCACCCTGGCCTCCGCAGGCTACCTCCCCACCTGGCTGGGAGCGTGGATGCCCAACATCATTTACACCATCATCGCCATCCGCCTGTTCCAGACCAAGCTGGCCCACAGAAGCTTCATGGAGATGCTGAAAGGCTTGAAAAAGACACCCGTCCATGACCACCAATGA